Proteins co-encoded in one Campylobacter jejuni genomic window:
- a CDS encoding DUF2325 domain-containing protein codes for MSVLVIGADEITPIRAVLHDLGAKKIEHWDARNENRVNRKPIPCDTECIVMLTSFLNHNTMKKIKNEAKKRKIPLVCAKRSVSCVYCEYCKIFNLNKEFSCYKG; via the coding sequence ATGTCAGTTTTGGTTATTGGTGCAGATGAAATCACTCCTATTAGAGCTGTTTTACATGATTTAGGTGCTAAAAAAATAGAACACTGGGATGCGCGTAATGAAAATAGAGTTAACCGCAAGCCGATTCCTTGTGATACAGAATGTATAGTAATGTTAACAAGCTTTTTAAATCATAATACTATGAAAAAAATCAAAAATGAAGCTAAAAAGCGTAAAATTCCATTAGTTTGTGCAAAAAGAAGTGTAAGTTGTGTGTATTGTGAATATTGTAAAATTTTTAATCTTAATAAAGAATTTTCTTGCTATAAAGGTTAA
- a CDS encoding thioredoxin fold domain-containing protein, with the protein MKKLSLILACSASLFAASNSEISDFYSKSIKAQFPNATVSVSNRQKIGNTGFESVIVSVELNGQKQENILFTKDSLITPDLIDLKTGISYAQEYEMKKFQEARENFTKNAKAVAQKETMVIALGDKNKPAIYVFSDPECPYCREHLAQIDDELKNYQVNYILTPVHGKSAFEKSALIYKEAKKAKNDKEKIAILNKYYDANIKNYPKVSDAELKEVFSLYEKYRSLGLSATPTIIK; encoded by the coding sequence AGTGATTTTTATTCAAAAAGCATTAAAGCACAATTTCCAAATGCTACCGTTAGTGTATCAAATCGTCAAAAGATTGGTAATACGGGTTTTGAAAGTGTTATTGTAAGCGTTGAATTAAATGGACAAAAACAAGAAAATATTCTTTTTACAAAAGATAGTCTTATTACCCCTGATCTTATCGACTTGAAAACGGGAATTTCTTATGCTCAAGAATATGAAATGAAAAAATTTCAAGAAGCAAGAGAAAATTTTACAAAAAATGCTAAAGCTGTAGCACAAAAAGAAACCATGGTAATAGCTTTGGGAGATAAAAATAAACCTGCAATTTATGTTTTTTCAGATCCTGAATGCCCTTATTGTAGAGAACATTTAGCTCAAATTGATGATGAACTTAAAAACTATCAAGTTAATTATATTTTAACTCCAGTACATGGAAAATCTGCTTTTGAAAAATCCGCTCTAATCTACAAGGAAGCAAAAAAAGCAAAAAATGATAAAGAAAAAATCGCAATTTTAAACAAATACTATGATGCAAATATCAAAAATTATCCAAAAGTAAGCGATGCAGAATTAAAAGAAGTTTTTTCTTTATATGAAAAATATCGCTCATTAGGTCTTAGTGCTACTCCAACTATTATTAAATAA
- the fldA gene encoding flavodoxin FldA, translating into MSVAVIYGSAMGNTEGAANTIASKLGISDVFNISDIDAAKMNSYDKLICGTSTWGSGDLQDDWDGFDFSGLSLGGKTVAVFGMGDSESYSDTFCGGMGKLAQNLKDAGANLVGEVSTDGYTFEASDAVVDGKFVGLALDNDNQEDQTESRIDAWVEQIKPYFA; encoded by the coding sequence ATGTCAGTAGCAGTAATCTATGGTAGTGCTATGGGAAATACAGAAGGAGCGGCTAATACAATTGCTTCAAAACTTGGAATTAGTGATGTTTTTAATATCTCAGATATTGATGCAGCTAAAATGAATTCTTACGATAAATTAATTTGTGGAACTTCAACTTGGGGAAGTGGTGATTTACAAGATGATTGGGATGGTTTTGATTTTTCAGGGCTTAGTCTTGGTGGAAAAACTGTAGCTGTATTTGGTATGGGTGATAGTGAAAGTTATTCTGACACTTTTTGTGGTGGCATGGGTAAATTAGCTCAAAATTTAAAAGATGCAGGTGCAAATTTGGTAGGAGAAGTTTCAACTGATGGTTATACATTTGAAGCAAGCGATGCGGTTGTAGATGGTAAATTTGTTGGACTTGCTCTTGACAATGATAATCAAGAAGATCAAACTGAATCAAGAATTGATGCTTGGGTAGAACAAATTAAACCTTATTTTGCTTAA